The genomic DNA AAGTTGACTCAGATTGTGCACAATGCTCAAACGGGTCCAGTTGAAGCTGCAGAAGCTTCTGGAAATAAGGAtcaagtggaagaggagaagtcAAAGGTTGTAGAGCCCTTGGTACCCGATCTTGACGCCCCCGAATACCCCGAAATTTCGCCAAAGACCGGCTTACGTCCCCCTACCTTTACAGTCCGCATGACAGTTTCAAGTGGAACCTATGTCAGGTCGATCGTCAATGATATTGGATTAGCGCTTGGCTGCGGTGCCCATGTCGTTAAACTCACCAGAACAAGACAAGGAGAGTTTAGTCTCCACGGTGACGAAGAGGCTTTGAGCGCGACGTCTGTTTCTGCCCCAgctgaaggcgaagaagccAGTGTGAATAAGGTGAATGAGAACAGCCGAGAAGCCCCAGGTCCATCTGGTGGCAGTATTCCTTGGGCAGTCTGGGAACGTGCACTCgctgagagagatgagatgattAAGCGGGAaaagttggagaaggaagaagccatCATGTCCGGGATGAGTGCAGAGGAAATTCATCAGGTCTATAATCATGAAGCTATCAAGCAGAGGAggtgggaaggagggtgGAAAGAGTGGGAAGTAGAGGTGTTGAAGAGGTTCAAGCCTGTGCCTGTGCCCATCAACGGAGGTCATGGATTCAGAATCTAACTGTAATTTATGTATCATCATGCTAGCTTAAGGGGGATGGTAGTGATCTCCTTGGCTACCTTTATTTCCACTAACGATATGGTCCAACCCCCCCCGGGCTGAGCCTTGAGAATTTTCGATTCAAATATCGAGTTAACCTTATCCAAGTCTTCTTTGTCGAAAGGCAATCCTGGAGCTTTTACTGATTGACCACCAGAAGCCGAAAGAACGCCTCGAGGAGTATCCTGGCCATCTGTCTTGGTAGAGAAAAGTGTCCAGGCGAATGAAGTGTGGAATTCTGGGTTGTCGTGATACGTCGGTAGATGAAGTTTCTTCAAAGTAGGATCAAGCACATCATTTACTATTTTCTTGAGCTAACCATTAAATTAGCTTTTTATTCTTTCTTAAATTCATGTAAATGCAGTTCTTACCTCGCTCGCACCCGCACCCACCCTCAGCGCCAGGAAAGCTCTGTTAGATCCTCCGCCGGTAACTTCATTGTAGTACGGGTTGACTGAGCCTACCAAACTGAGCTTGAAGGCACATGTTTGCCCTAGTCGGCTGGCGAGTTCGTCCCTAAATGGTTGGATCTGATGGCGTCGAAGCGGCACTGGACGAGTGAGCGAGATATGTAagttgggaagaagagcgtgTATAGGGCTCGGAGAAGGCGGTAACTGGGCAATGATTGTTTTCAGGATTTTTGAAAGCTTTAACGAGATAGACACTGCATTTGTATTAGTTTACATCTACACAAAGAAGTctgaagaatggaaaaaggCGCACAGGAAATATAGACATGAGTGCTGTATTCTCCGTCAACATATGGGCGGGAACGAGTACGACCTTGATGCAATGATGGGTCATCCTCTGGGGCTACTCATTGAATGATGAGCTTCTGCAAGTTGCTACTTGGGCCTCCAAGCGCTTATGTAGCTTACTAGTGTTGAAATTCAGAGGTAAAATGGGCAGTTTCTTTTGCCTAGACACAATCAACATTTATCAGTCCTGTATGCTTTTGGTGGAATAACATGCGGAACAAGGCGAACTTCTTAGCAGGAGTGGCCAATCTTTGAGGAACGTGtgcttcctcatcatccgaGGACGAACCATAATCGACTAATGCCATCTGGGTCCCATTGCTGTGGAgtgtggatgaagaggacgaatgTATGAAAGAGACAACGAATGGACAAGTAGGACGAAACCTGTAAACAAATAACAAATAGCTCCGTCGCAGCACAAATTTCCAGTTTCCTTCATTCGTCACATTATACAGGTCAGAATGTACTGGTACATTTCCTTTCTGAGACCTCCGCCTGTATCTACTGCCAACCCCGACCAGGGGATCACCATAACTCCACAGGTTGCTAATGATCTGCGCACCGAGTgaatttttcttttttatAGTCTAATAGAGGACATAAGCTGATCACTGACTTAGATTGCGTTATGAGCCCACCACGATATCCTATACTTGGCAGCGAGTTATCCCAAGTCTTTCAACCCCTACGACTCCCCAAGAATTGACAACATTTATCCCTCCTGAGAGCACCTACAAACCTCTTGTCGTCCCTTTACCGAAGAATGTGCAAGTGGGGGAGTCATGGCGTCTCGGTCTTTTTGCCCAGAATGAAAACTCGCAGAGTTCAAATGGACAATTAAACGGCCtaaaagggaaagggaagcTGGAAACTACAGGCGAACTGCTAGACCTTGTGAACGATACCCCAAACGTTTTGGGCGTCTGGTCAGAAGGCATTGAAATAGCCCGTCCTCTATCTGGCCTCAATACCGGTGCGGTTCGCGGAATTGGTGGACAAAAGGAGCCTGCAGTAGATAAAGGAAAATTAAAGggaaaaagcaaaggaaaggagaaggggaaggagaaggagagagatgatcGACcaaagcaaggaagaataATGAGGGAATGGGCGTTACCTGACGAGGGAACGTTGAGAATCGTTGAACAGACCTCTTTCGACCTTGACAAGGTTTGATTTTTCCTTGTCATTGTATCCCGTAGCTACTGATCGGATTTCCTAGAAAATATGGGACTCTGGCCTCGCTCTGTCGGCGTGGTTTTGGAAGCACCTTGCCGGCGAACGATCTCTGCCCCTAATGTGCCAAAAGGTCTTCACTCTCCTgaagaggcaagagaaACTCACAATTGTTGAGCTCGGTCCGTACCCACTCTCGTATTTGATATATGGAATGATGCTGATGCTCAATGGCCGTTATAGGGACCGGTACCGGCCTCGTATCTATTGTCCTATCTCTTGCTCTTAAGCGCATCGCGTCCTTGGAAAGAAATATAATAGCAACCGATCTCGGTaagtcttctttgactTGTGCCTATGTCCATGGCTCAACTGCTAATTACGCTTAAGAATCTGCCATACCTCTCATGGACGAAAACATCGCTTTCAACAATCTAAACTCTCAGATGAACCATATCTCTACTGACCGCGAGAATGATCAAGTAGAGAAGCCCAAGGGCACCATAATCGATGCGAAAGTACTTGACTGGGACCAGCCTATACCTGATTGGGTGAATAGAGACCATCCAGAGCTTGTAATGTACgttcatctctttccaaaGTAAAACCAATCAGCAGATTTCATACTGAACGTCATTTTCTCATTGGACAGAGCTGCTGATGTTACCTACAATACTAGCGCGTTTCCCTCTCTACTCTCTACTCTCACtgcccttctccacccttcttccgctgGTTTATCAACTAGACCATTATTGGTATTGGCGTATAAGGAACGTGACCCGGCTGAACGCGAGTTATGGGGCATGTTGAAGGGAAGGGGCATAGAtatggtgatggtggatgaaATCAAAGGTGCCGAGGATTATGGATCAACCGAGATCTGGATTGGGGGAAGCAATCTTCTTTAAGGCAACGAGAACTGCACACACAATTGCATGATAGTAGGCATCGCATGGAAAacaggatgaggagattgacACAATTTAGCATCTATGCATACTTTTTACAACCCAAGAACTAAAGCGCTATTTGCTTGTTTTGATACTTCTGACGAGCTTCGATGAATATATCGTTTTGtactcccttcttctcctttacaCGTAATGTAAAactttttgaagaataGTGACTATAAATCTGCTCATCCATTGAGCCTAATCTCGTGTGTTATGGGCTTGTTCAACCCGTTCGTCATGCCCAACCCATTCACTCTTTCCATTAACATGTCCTTCCCTTGCGATTGTCCGTCCATAGTCGTCATACCGTTTGCAGCTCCATGCGCTACGGCGGCAGCTGCTGCCTGAAGACTAGCCTTCCCTTTGCCTTGCGGCTCATAAGCCAACACCAGCATCCCGCTTTGGACCATAAAATCAAATATTCTCCCACTCTTGTTAACATCGATATTCAACATTTTCCTCGCGTCTCGTCGCCGCAGCAGACCTTGACGGCGTTCATTCTCACGTATATAGAGCTCTTTAATAGTGAGATAAGGTTTGGGCAGAACACGGAGGGTAGAGCAGAGCGATTGTTCTTCGGACGAAAGGAGATCGAGAGAGGCTGAATTGGCAAGATTGAGTGGTTGAGCTTATTAGGAAGGTCAGTGATTGTTTCAAGCTGTATATCGAACATCAGACCTACGAGGTTTGCGTCCAACTGCAGGGACGGCTCTGGGCGTAGGCTCTCGAGTTTTTGAATCTGAAAGAGGTGTAGCCATATTACCGTGCAAGAATCGGTGCTGACCAGCGTTGATCCTCGCACCCGACGGTAAGACTTCTGCTGGCTTCTGGGAGGGGAATTCCATGGCCTGTTAAAGAAATCCTTGGTTAATAAGGAATACTTtaggaaaaaaaagggtcGGAGAAGAACTTACGCGAGTATTCTTGACATTTTCGTAGACATCCGCTTCAGCCGCTGTTGTTATTCCCATGCGACGGTATTCCTGGAGCTCCGCTATCCGTTTTCGAAGAGTTTGCTCGTCTTTTCTCTCGAATTAGCGATGTATTTTTATTTCAGATCATGGAGAAACGTACAGATCAGACCTTCCACAAGAACTTCAAAGTCTTCGGCAGTTTGTAACTTTGCAAATGGTTTATAACGTTGAACCaattccctctcctccttcgtAAGCTTTTTATCTTGCGCTTGTATCTTTTTAAGTCATAATCAGTGCCATTCTTCCGTCAAAGGAGAGAACATGAACTTACAGCCCGATATTCTGTTAATCCCCTATCAAATATAATCTCCTTggcatcttctctcttgtcCAGCTTTGAGAAATAAATGTCCATCATCGCAAGCTTCACCTCAAGTTCGTCAGGATCTTCGATCGCAGGGGGCACCGGTTtgtcttccttttcatcttccttttctttttcccttttcactttttccttctttaccacctccttttcatcgtctcccccttcttcttcgtcatcttcctcttcttcatctggaGGACGAGTTATCTTTGCCTGTGGTTGTTCATCACCACCGTACTGCATTACCAGCCCAAACTCCATATCTTTTACAGCCATTTCAGCATCATTGTCTACTTCGTGCTCGAATTCGAGACGAGCCGGCATGAAACCGCCGATTTCGTGATTTGTGGGTGCGGAGACTGGTGGGGCGGCGTTGGACGGTGGTAAAGCTGAAAACAAATGTTAGCAAGAGTAAGTAGCATAGAGtaagaagatgtggaagaaggacatACCTTGCGGTTTACGAAGTTCTTCTATCCGAGCTTTCTTACGTTGCTGGAATTCATCTGGATCGTAAGGGAAGCTCCTGTCCATAGGCTGAAAACTCCATTAGCAAAAAGGACATGTCCACGAAATCTCCTAAACTTACAGGCATGAATTCTCTTCTACGTCTCTGGGActcatccatttcctcatctgcttccctctctttgACCTTCAGGTCCTCTCCGTGTTCACCCACACCCAGATAAACTTGAAGGTAATGTTTCTCGCATTCTTCTTTAGTTCTTGTCCCGACATGTTGTGCCACTTCAGCCCAGTTACCCAAACCATTTTGAATGAGGCCAGATATTAACAGTAACTCTTCGTCGGCTCCCCAATCTGGAGTGAATATTGGTTGCGAGTTTTGTTCCTGTTTTTATTAGATGTAGTTTTGCGCGCAGTGATAAGATAAGGACATACAACAACCATATAGTCATGCCACGCCTTATGTTGTAAGCCTTCTTTACCCTCGCAAAAACAAGATGGACAGAGATCGACCTCCTCGCATTGCTTCATAGCACATTTTATGCGTACGGTATGGGTGATATCCACATGGCCTGCTTGTTTGTCAGCATCTTTCCGGCAAAAATAGCCTGTATAACGTGACATACAAAAGTCACAAGTATACTTAATACCTGGCTCGATAACTACACCATATCAGCAAAGGGGTCGGAAAGGATAAACAGATAAGAAACGGTAGACGTACTGGGTCGACTATCGTTTTGGGCACTATCCACCCTCGGCTTTCTTTGCGTGACAGTCATACTCGTTTGCTGATGTCTCTAACGCGCACTCTTATTGCACGTGAAAGCAGTCTTGCTGGAGCACTCCTCCAGGTGCTCGTCCGAAGTTGTCAACAAAAGGAATGATCACGGGGAGACGCGAATATGAGCTGGCGGGTCTCGCCGCGGTGGAGGCGCGTGATTCGATCGTGTTTGGTTGCTTGACGGTGTGGCGGGAGAGATGGGGGGATGGGGGGAggcgggaggaagaggtgtgTGGGTATAGGCGCGGTGAAGGCAGTAAGAAGGGCGAATAGAGGGGTGTATGTACGGCGGGGGATGATATGATAGAGGGTCAGGGTAAAGGGATTGAGGTAATGTTGTTGGGCGCGCGGTCCAGGGTCACAAACAGCGGCGGGCTCCGTGTGCTTCCGGCGGGCGCCGCCGGTGTGGTCGTGCGGTGTGGGGCGCTAGCGGGGAGGGAAGCCGGCGTAGGGATGGCGGTGCAGCGGCGAACGGGAAATGGCCcgggagaggaagaagggggaCGAGGGGGGATGGGGAATACGCCAGTGTGCAGTACTGCTGGATGACCTCCTAGATGGATGACAGTGTATAATCGGAGGGGGGGCGCCGCTGCTggctggtggtggcgaTGGCGCAACTCGGAATCCAGGCAGATGACCTGGAATTTACCGGGTTCCACCAATCACGCCCAGTTTTCAAAATCCCCCTCTGCCAAAATAATCCCGTTTTACTCCCGAGTGTGGCACTTCCCAATTCTATCCCGGCGAGTTTTCCCCATTCGGTCCGATCCGACACCGCGCCTCCACTTATTCCCCCGGAGTCGATTATCAACACAAGTAGGGGACGATATATAGCCTGTACCGATTTGACCGCGTCCTTGACCTCCTCCCTCTGGAAATGCGTATATCCCTCATACGAAACATGTCCAAGTCATACGattccatcatcctcggtGCCGGCTGGGCTGGGTCAGTCGCTGCCAAAGAACTCACCTCCAAGGGACATCgcgtcctcgtcctcgaAGCCAGGGACAGGGTCGGCGGACGAGCCCGTACTTGGATCGGTGGGGGCGCAAAGATTGATATTGGCTGTAGCTGGATCCACGGCTACAACGAGGGCAACCCTGCGAGGAATATCGCAAAGTCTTTGGGTGTCGAGGCACGTTtacctgctgctgccgagGGTGTCATTTATGGGCCTAATGGTGGGTATGGAAGTGATTGTTACAGAGTCAGTGCTGACTATTCTCTCTCCAGGGCCGCTTTCTGCCGAAGAAGCAGATGCGCTGAGAGCATCCCTTGGTGCAGCTGTTGCTTCATCTAAACTCCCCCACCCATCGCCTCCACCTACCACTTCCCTGGCCTCagccctcttctcttccaattCTGCATTGTTCAGCACTTCTTCTGACCAGTCATTGGCAAAGGCTCTTGCTCGTTCTCTTGAGATCCCCTTGGGTCTCAAGCTTGAGAAGGCTTCCCTCAAGTGGGCCGGCTGGGAGACGACCACATCCTATGCGGGGTCGGATGCTGCCCCCGATGGAGGCTACCAATCCCTTGTAACCAAGGTGCTCGAGTCTTCCAAGGCCGAAGTCAAACTCAATTCTCCCGTTATTTCAATCAAGGAGACCTCCTCAGGCGTCGAAGTGACTACTCAATCTGGTGAAACATATTCTGCTACCAGCGTACTTTCCACCATCCCCTTGGGTGTGCTCAAGACTCTCCCCGAAAACTTCTTCACTCCCGCTCTCCCTGCTCATTTGCGCGAGACTATTGCTGGTACCCATGTCGGTGTTCTCGAGAAACTTCTTGTCCAATATCCCACTGCCTGGTGGCCTAATGCCGAAAAGGTTGGTTCCTAcactttccttcctaccGGCCCTGAGCCCAGCGCGTCATCTACTTTGGAACAAGTTTTTGACGGATGTACTCTGATCACTGCCAACTTTGCGGCGCCTACTCTTCCCGGTCCTACCCCTACGCTCCTGACGTACTTGTCAGAAACGCCTGCCAAGATCCTCTTGCAGCACCCCGCTGAAAAGGTCGCCGAGGCATTCCactccttcctcgtcaagCGCTTCTCCCCTgcttcccctcctcctgctccttccGCTTCTGCTCTTACCACATGGCTTACTGATCCTCTTTCTCGAGGTGCGACCACCactccttccatcatcagTACGGGTGAGCGCAGTCCCATGGACTTTAAAGAGCTTTCTCGACCTGTTTGGGGAGGTAAGCTCGGGTTTGCGGGTGAGCATACTGAGATGGAGAACCGGGGGAGCGTCGCCGGCGCGGTGTTGAGTGGTCTTAGAGAGGCGGACAGAATTGACAAGTGGTTAGCTGTGCGAAAACAATAAATCCCGCGAGGGAGCATTCGCATAAATCATGTGTTTATTAATAAAAGAttttttattattttttttaGAATGCAACAGAACAATTTCAAGTGTCACCAAAGCGAGAATTTGACCGGCAAGGTTGCATCCTAAAACCAAACTACATTTAAGCAGCAATGGTaacctcaacctcaactCCGGGctcgagagagatggaagtgatCTGCTTGACAACGTCGGCAGAAGAGTTGAGGTCGATGAGACGCTTGTGGATTCGCATCTGGTACCTGTCCCAGGTCTTGGAACCCTCACCACAAGGACTGTGCGAATTTATTGATCAGCCCTTTTGCCCAGAAAGAACGAGTTATCTATGAAAAGTCAAAAAGACCATGAACGTACGACTTCCTGGTGGTGTGCTTGAGGACCTTGGTGGGGAGTCGGACGGGACCCTTGACGTTAAGGTCTCGGTCCTTGGCACGGTTGATGAGGTCGGCACAGACTATATAAAATTCCATCAGCATTTCTCCCTTTATAAAAGACCTTGGATGGCCCAAACCGATAAAACGAACACTTCTCAAGGGGCTTGACGTTCCTGGAGGTCAAGGTGATCCTGATCTTGTGGATCTTCTGGGCACCAGCGCCAGTCTTTTCGATGTCTTCCTTGTACTCGGCCATTTTTGATTGTAGATTTGCTTGACTGACAGCGACTTGGCAGTGTAGGTGCTAGCGGTGACTGTCTGAATGAgctgaaaaaggaaagaggaatcAACGAGCGAGGAATCAATCGCGGCGGGAATGAGAATTTCGCGGAATTTGGGTGACGTGGATTAGTCTGGTGCGTCTATATTACGTAACCATTGAActgtttttgtttttcatGACGACCATGCCAGCGACAGTCGGGCTACGGAATGATGAGATTTTAAGATACTGCAGAACTTGAATGTATCGTGTATCCATATACCCCCTATAGTCAACTCGTTCTCCAACATGGTCAGATTAATTACTCACAACATGCTTGCTTGCCACGTCAGTACGTCGTTTCGTCCCCCCTCGCCCCATTCACTCCATCCGCTCATCATCGCGATTTTCAATTTGATTTTTTCCAGAGAACTGCACAAAGGACAACTTTCCTCTCGTTTTCTCAGAGGTAGAGCTCGTTGAGCGACCAGCTCCGATCAATCCGGATTTCATCAAGCGATTCTTGCCCAAGCTCGACTGGAAGGCGTTGGTGGATACTGCTCGATCTGTGAGACATGGAGCACCTGGTCGTATCAAGCATCGTTATTGaccattttccttttacCGTTGCAGCTCGGTGACACCAGTCTCCCGGACATTATGCCTGAAAATTGGACAGATGAGGAAATACAAGCTTTACACCATGTCCTTTTCGAGGTTAGTTTGTCCTTTTACGTTGTTTGCTTTGGCGCCGCCCCGAAACTAAAACTGATGAAtgtgaaaaaaaaaaaaatagtTGcatgtggaagaaggaatcaTGACATGTCGAGGATGTGGCCATGCCTACCCTGTTTCTAATGGTATCCCCAATATGGTAAGTCAAAAACGTGGACCTTTTTGGGTAATAcgaagggaggaaagaaagacagaaagaaaagctaATGTTAAATTGTTTTGTAACAGTTGCTCGCTGAGCACGAGGTTGGCAGATGAGCTGCATGCAAGCTTTCACACATTAGATAGTTGTTGTATAGTAACCATGATGCAtatttctctctttcttcccctctctctccccctctctctctctctctacCATTGAGAGAAATAGATTTCATTTTATCTCCGTCCATCTCGACTGTAaccaccgccgccgccgccgccgccgtaCTGGCCATACCCACCAGATGCGGGAGCGCCATAATTCCCTTGGCCACCTGGGCCATTTTGAGGAGGTCCCTGTGGAGGCCGATTATAAGGATAATGTTGAGGTGGACCACCTGGTCCAGGAGGCATAGCATAGTTGGGCGCTGGTGGATAACCAGATGggttgctgttgttgttattgttgttgttgttgggaGGAGGCGGGTATGGGGGATAGTTGGGAGGAACAGGTGGGTAATTGTATCCTCCTTGACCTGGTCCTGATCCTTGTCCCCCTGGTCCACGACCATACATTTGATTACCTCTTGGGTCTTGCCGCCCTCGTGGATCTCTATCCCTATCCATCCCGCCtctatctcctccaccgtTCCTATCCCGATCTGCGAATCCACGGGGGACATGATTATGCCGAAGCATATCATTTTGACTAGGAAGcgcacctcttcctcttccgaaCTGACCgccttgtccttgtccttgtGATTGCGCCTGTGCTTGTGTTTGTCCGCCGGGACCGGGTGGTCccatggatgaaggagtgGATACGCGCGACGGCGGGGTGCCTGTACGAACATTGGGTGCACCCAACCCCGGAAGACCCGGAAGCCCTGGAAGCCCTGGGAGGCCGGGGGGGCCGTTGGCATTCGTCGGGCCGGTCTTGACGGTATTGTTGACAGCCGCGACGAGGTTGGATAAACCAGGTAAAGCAACCTCGCCAgcgccgccgccgccaccaGCTGCATTCGCAGCAGGAGACTGGTTCGTCCCCGCGCCGGTACCCCATTCACGTTTGGTGATACGCTCAAGTTCTTTTTGAGCAGCGCCTTCCTCGGAAAGATGCCATTTATCAAATTCTTGTCCTCCCGGCGGTCTTGCGCGACACCAGAATCGTGCTGTGAAATCCTTTGATCCCGAACAGAGAATATGGCCAAGcggatggaaggagagagagaagactgCATCTTCATGAGCGGCTGAAAGCGTGGTGAGGGGTGTAGATGGAGTGggagaaaggagggaaaagtAGTTGATAGTACCGAGCGCATCGCCGGAAACGAGCAAAGAGTGATGGATGGGGTGCCATTCAATACAGttgacttctttttcgtGGCCCTTTAAGACTTCCAGCTCGCGGAAAGTACGAATGTCAAACAGGCGAATGACTGAATCTTGGCCGGCAGTTGCCACGAGATGGCCATCGGGGGACCATCGACATGTGTTGATggtggatttggaagagtGGCTGTTGATTATTATTAGCCACATATAAATACAATGCGGGGTTCACAGTGACTCACAGGGTAGAGAGGTCTTTGCCTGTTCGTGGATCCCAGAATTTGACGAGCATATCTTTGGAGCCGGAAACGATAAGACCTTTTGTTGGATGCCAATCAACGCATCTCACATCCCAGCCGTGGCCTGTTGAATATTAGCTTATGTCTATCCCTGCCGACAAAGATAAACTCACCACTCAgacttttttcttccttggctTCTCTATAGCTCCAAATCTTGACCAGTCCATCGTCTCCACAGGTAACGAAACGCTCATCGTTCGGACTCCAACTAACATCATGACAAGCTTCTCGATGGCCCTGAAACCCATGTATATTTGTCAGATGCGGTGTAAAGTACTTGATCGTGCCGCCCTTGTCGGTTGAAACAAGCGCTTGGCCGTTGTGCGAGTAGGTAAAGCTCCGGATAGAGTCGTCATGTACTTGGGTAATGGACTCGTAGTTGAAAGAAGCACCGTTCCAGAGTGTGAATTGGCCCTTGTCGTTACCTGTGAGCAGACGCCGGGCGTCTGGTGTCCACTGTGCAGTTTGCCAAGGTAAGTTTATGGTTATGCTTGAAAAGGTCACGTACTCTGACGACACGGGTAGGGGAACGTTCTTTATTTATCGAGGTGTGGACCCAGTAGTCACATATAGAGGTGGATGGATTTGACTGAAGTGCtacaggaggaagaaactGGACAGATGTCAGACAGATCCAAACGTAGAGTTGTAGATACACACATTGACAATGTCAGATGGGTTGGGATGTATGGCTGGTCTGAATCCGTGGATGCCCTTGAGCTTGTTCAACTGCGGAAGCGGTGAGACGGCAGGCTGAAGCCACAGGTATACGACGCACCATTCTCCATTTCT from Cryptococcus deuterogattii R265 chromosome 11, complete sequence includes the following:
- a CDS encoding tRNA pseudouridine(55) synthase; translation: MPKALPTPTLPLNGLFPIAKPSGKSSMRVIDRITPLLLDSKLFDDPVKRAQPQMKGKRKKNLTQFGLKIGQGGTLDPLADGVLVLGVNRGTKHLNQFLECSKEYESIGLIGATTTSMDADDPVLSTAAWEHITREDVEKVLDRFRGEIMQVPPIFSALKMDGKPLYEYARESKPLPRPIPARKCQVSIELIDFTPASVTPGDGGHDYHWPEKRLTSEEKETFRKLTQIVHNAQTGPVEAAEASGNKDQVEEEKSKVVEPLVPDLDAPEYPEISPKTGLRPPTFTVRMTVSSGTYVRSIVNDIGLALGCGAHVVKLTRTRQGEFSLHGDEEALSATSVSAPAEGEEASVNKVNENSREAPGPSGGSIPWAVWERALAERDEMIKREKLEKEEAIMSGMSAEEIHQVYNHEAIKQRRWEGGWKEWEVEVLKRFKPVPVPINGGHGFRI
- a CDS encoding transcriptional adapter 2-alpha, whose product is MTVTQRKPRVDSAQNDSRPIIEPGIKYTCDFCHVDITHTVRIKCAMKQCEEVDLCPSCFCEGKEGLQHKAWHDYMVVEQNSQPIFTPDWGADEELLLISGLIQNGLGNWAEVAQHVGTRTKEECEKHYLQVYLGVGEHGEDLKVKEREADEEMDESQRRRREFMPPMDRSFPYDPDEFQQRKKARIEELRKPQALPPSNAAPPVSAPTNHEIGGFMPARLEFEHEVDNDAEMAVKDMEFGLVMQYGGDEQPQAKITRPPDEEEEDDEEEGGDDEKEVVKKEKVKREKEKEDEKEDKPVPPAIEDPDELEVKLAMMDIYFSKLDKREDAKEIIFDRGLTEYRAIQAQDKKLTKEERELVQRYKPFAKLQTAEDFEVLVEGLIYEQTLRKRIAELQEYRRMGITTAAEADVYENVKNTRAMEFPSQKPAEVLPSGARINAGQHRFLHGNMATPLSDSKTREPTPRAVPAVGRKPPQPLNLANSASLDLLSSEEQSLCSTLRVLPKPYLTIKELYIRENERRQGLLRRRDARKMLNIDVNKSGRIFDFMVQSGMLVLAYEPQGKGKASLQAAAAAVAHGAANGMTTMDGQSQGKDMLMERVNGLGMTNGLNKPITHEIRLNG
- a CDS encoding amino oxidase — encoded protein: MRISLIRNMSKSYDSIILGAGWAGSVAAKELTSKGHRVLVLEARDRVGGRARTWIGGGAKIDIGCSWIHGYNEGNPARNIAKSLGVEARLPAAAEGVIYGPNGPLSAEEADALRASLGAAVASSKLPHPSPPPTTSLASALFSSNSALFSTSSDQSLAKALARSLEIPLGLKLEKASLKWAGWETTTSYAGSDAAPDGGYQSLVTKVLESSKAEVKLNSPVISIKETSSGVEVTTQSGETYSATSVLSTIPLGVLKTLPENFFTPALPAHLRETIAGTHVGVLEKLLVQYPTAWWPNAEKVGSYTFLPTGPEPSASSTLEQVFDGCTLITANFAAPTLPGPTPTLLTYLSETPAKILLQHPAEKVAEAFHSFLVKRFSPASPPPAPSASALTTWLTDPLSRGATTTPSIISTGERSPMDFKELSRPVWGGKLGFAGEHTEMENRGSVAGAVLSGLREADRIDKWLAVRKQ
- a CDS encoding 40S ribosomal protein S20, whose protein sequence is MAEYKEDIEKTGAGAQKIHKIRITLTSRNVKPLEKFCADLINRAKDRDLNVKGPVRLPTKVLKHTTRKSPCGEGSKTWDRYQMRIHKRLIDLNSSADVVKQITSISLEPGVEVEVTIAA
- a CDS encoding multifunctional methyltransferase subunit TRM112, whose translation is MLACHVKNCTKDNFPLVFSEVELVERPAPINPDFIKRFLPKLDWKALVDTARSLGDTSLPDIMPENWTDEEIQALHHVLFELHVEEGIMTCRGCGHAYPVSNGIPNMLLAEHEVGR
- a CDS encoding polyadenylation factor subunit 2; translation: MTAPTVPSDQHGNPLPGPSKPAANGTWRPSRYLEPLHPDNEEVLEQAAYQAAVTRSSGDDRKRKIKPRRTVDYQGGVQKWRMLNKLKGIHGFRPAIHPNPSDIVNFLPPVALQSNPSTSICDYWVHTSINKERSPTRVVRWTPDARRLLTGNDKGQFTLWNGASFNYESITQVHDDSIRSFTYSHNGQALVSTDKGGTIKYFTPHLTNIHGFQGHREACHDVSWSPNDERFVTCGDDGLVKIWSYREAKEEKSLSGHGWDVRCVDWHPTKGLIVSGSKDMLVKFWDPRTGKDLSTLHSSKSTINTCRWSPDGHLVATAGQDSVIRLFDIRTFRELEVLKGHEKEVNCIEWHPIHHSLLVSGDALGTINYFSLLSPTPSTPLTTLSAAHEDAVFSLSFHPLGHILCSGSKDFTARFWCRARPPGGQEFDKWHLSEEGAAQKELERITKREWGTGAGTNQSPAANAAGGGGGAGEVALPGLSNLVAAVNNTVKTGPTNANGPPGLPGLPGLPGLPGLGAPNVRTGTPPSRVSTPSSMGPPGPGGQTQAQAQSQGQGQGGQFGRGRGALPSQNDMLRHNHVPRGFADRDRNGGGDRGGMDRDRDPRGRQDPRGNQMYGRGPGGQGSGPGQGGYNYPPVPPNYPPYPPPPNNNNNNNNSNPSGYPPAPNYAMPPGPGGPPQHYPYNRPPQGPPQNGPGGQGNYGAPASGGYGQYGGGGGGGGYSRDGRR